Part of the Aptenodytes patagonicus chromosome 2, bAptPat1.pri.cur, whole genome shotgun sequence genome, TTCTTAAAATTCTTCACAAACCTTAATGGACCTTAATCTGCTGAGACACAAGATTATGCATGGAAATTAGGGTTTATCCAGTGCCACGCTGTAACAAGGATAATGACTTGGGATAAATATTTCtatgatttttcttctcagcaggTAATACTCTTTTTATGGAGTACTGTGTTTAATATTTACTGCATCTGTTGCTTCTCTTTTAATTAATATGTAGTATTGTTACGAATCAGATTTCAAGCAGCCACTTGAGCACCCAGGAAACCTAGTTTGAAAGATAAAGGTTTGAAAGTTAAAGGTTTGCAACTTGAGTGAAAACTAAACTGTAGTTTCATATGACTAGATGGTAGATAACAGTTTCCTGGTATTAATCTATATTTGACTTTATGCTAGACATTTTTTTGTTCTCAAGGGAAATATATGCAAATGGATTAGAAATGTTACCTTTTTTAAGTAAGCTGGTTTggatgtgaagaaaaagaaatacagagccATAGTTTACCAGTGTATTCTTTCAGGTTTAATGAGAGTAATCTAATTACCAGCTGGCTACATTAAACTCTTTCTTGCAGTCTTCCTAACTGCTTGTCCTCTCTTAGTAGTGTAAGATGGGGCAGGGTAATTGCCTTAATTTCTTCCTGGTCTTTTGCAAGCAcactgtggtttgggtttgggtttttttgagtagTAGATTAGAAGCTACTAATAGTAGTGGGCGATGAATAATAACCTTACAGGTCTCTTCTGCATATATACTTTCTTCAAAATACAAACTTTCAATGTAACCTTCTTTTAGTGGTAAGCCTGAATGATTTACTAATATGTTCAGTGGTGTATGggttttttgaagtattttagctctgaaactgtgattttttttttttttttttaagtttatttgctAGATGTAATTATATGACAAATGCCACTCAGAATCATGTTTAAAGGAATGTgcaatttattttctggtttttgaatGCTGTATGGACCTCCATTCTCAACCCTAGCTTCGAGATTTCTTATTGATAATGCTAGGCTATGCATAGAAACAATATTCTTTTAGGCCATCATTTCCTCCCTCTGTATGTAGGCTCAGATGGAGACATTTGACTCTTAAGACAGCGTACCTTGACCAAAAAGCCCATATTATTCGAGGAAGACATGTTTGTCTGGATTTCAGTGAGCCTGTAGGCTGCAGTTGGATCACACttggaattttgttttctttgagtttGTAACATTCAAACCAGCTGCAGATAGCTGCCTACTTTTCATCATGATATTCTGTCACGTATTCTGCTCGTTACTAGGCAGGTTGCTCAGCCCCAGTGGAGTGTAGATACAAAGCTCTGGTGAGTAATGCATTCTTAATTGCATACATAGGTTGTAGTATTCATATACTCAGCAGATATGCATTTTGGCTTGTCTCTTTTGCAAATTTATCCTGTAAAATTTACAAATACAAAGGCACTTTAGTATTCTGTAGTCTCCATACAACCAGCAGAAGAGAAATTCAGGCAGTGATTCATTACCAACGTAGGGGTCATAAATGAGGGAGGGGAACagttgagaggtttttttaaactttttttttttgagaactcaTGTTGGTTTTATGAACATGTGTAAGATGGAAAGCAAATCGAGTTGAAAAAATAATTGGAGAAAGACTTAAGTACTTGCCTGTAGTTGTAAACAGGAGAAAAGGTAAATGACTGTAAGATTTGTGCTGTTACATGAAGTATGTGTTGATTTTTACTGCAGTGAGGAGGACATGTATCGTGATGCAGaagaaatagagagagagaaaatcttACTTTGTGAGACAAGCTCTTCAGGTACATTCGAACTTCGTGTGACGTTTCAAATACAGTATTACAATTCATTGTAGCACTAATTTGTGATGATTTGACACCCTCATTTCCATGGATTTCTGTGCACGGATGTCTCTGTGTGCAATAGAAGTTGCTTATGACTGAATACGTTGTACAGTTTAATTCATGAAAAGATCAATTTTATGTAAAACTAGTTGTgcttagtgtattttttttttccccatgtttctaTAGTTAACTTTACAAGAGTGTGAATCCTTTGGAAAGCAGTCATATAGCCTATATTACAAGTGTTGTGCTTGAAAATTACTGATTTATAGTCATTATAGCAGCATCTGTTGCTGGGATCCCTTGATAACTTTAGTGCTATCTGTTTTGGAATGAAGGCTGTTGGGATTCCaagagaaaactgtatttcttttttctaccaTTGTTTCTGCCTTACTCAGATCTATTATCTTTCTCCCTTATAGTCTGACTGCtgacaaaagaagagaaactttCGTCAAGTATTTTTCTGATTGCTAAGAAAATGAAGAGTACTTTACTAATTTTTACTCTTTGCCAATTAATATTTTGCAGAAGAGAGGAGCAGAGTGTTCTCTATTTTGTTGGActgcataattatttttgttcGCTTGTCATTTTCAGAGCAAgctggctttcccccccccctcgctCAGATACTAGTAATTATTTAGTAGCTATAGGTTGTGCTGCCAGTCTCCTTTGGCACCAATGTTAAAGTGATAGCGTATATTTAGAAAGTCAATGCTTTTTCTATGTTGTTCTGTTTCACAGTTCTTTGTATAATGTTACATATTCTATTTTGACAGAATATAAACTAAGTGTTGCACCTGAAATGGACATCATGGAGTACTGCAGAAAAGAATGGAGAGGAAGTACACCAGTAGCAAAAAGGATGAGAAAGGTATCGGTTCTTTTTGTGGAgttttgttgggctttttgttttcatttgcatgtttAGTAGGTGATTTCCTATGGGAACAATCTTTACAACAGGAAATGCAATAGCAGTGTTTTCCAGTGTCTGGTCTTAGAAGTGGCTGACAACTGGgaaggtggttttgtttgtacTTGTTCAGAATGTGTTTTTTAGTAAGGCTACTTGTTGATAGTGTAGGGTTTTGATTAATACTGTTCTTCGTTACTGTTTTCAATTGAAGTTTTAAATTTGGTTTATTACCATAAAATGGTAATTGTGTGGGCTGTTGACATGGCAGAGCAGATAACCAAACTTTTTGGCAGAAGGCAAATAACTGAAGTTGGTGAATTACATGATTTTTAAGAGGGGGAGCTTTCATGAATAGGctcagtttttcttcagtttttcctgaattcttattttttttaggttttggacTAGTTTTCTCATATTAATCTTGAGCTAGAAtggtagaaaataaaacataaggttgattgttttgttttttcaacacAATTTGAAAATTTAGTGGTATGTATGAGTAAAcctaaaaaaatactttccataAATGAAAAGATCTGTGTGTCACCTTCAAGAGATTAGTAAGAGAAACACAGATGCACAGGGCATTAGCTCTTGCTAGGTTAGCTGAAGAGACATGCTGAGCTTCAGAAGTTACATTTCAACATTGCTGCTTCTGCTAAAAGTGTACATATGGGAACAGCAGGGATGGGACAAATGAGCTGAGGCATGTGTCAAGATATTTCAGTGTAAACACAAATTTTCCCTGAGGCAGAAACAAACTACATGTGACACGTATTGGGTAAATAGCATAAATAGCATAAACTATTGCTGAAACTTCTTGTAAGCATGATATATCTTTAGATTGATAGTCTtgtgtatgtatgtttgtatgtttggattttttttgaaaCCTAAGTGAGTTAGCTACCCACATTTCAATGTTGTTTATGCGCTGTCATCAAATAAATACCACAGCCAATTATCTACTTAGATTTCTTTGGTTTCTTGTTTGTTATTCAGCAGAACTAAGGaagtttttttccaaagcataatTTGTgacataaaagcattttaacttCCACAATGGGTAGTGGGCtaaccccccctttttttttttaaatagcattagtATTTGGATGCTAATATTCCAATATCTTTTATGATACCAGTGCATGaccttaaaatgttttattaatgctttcattttatttggattttgtGTTTTTTCTAGGGGTATGAAGCAGTTGCTCAGAAGTTTGCATCTATAAGGAGAGTACGAGGTGATAACTATTGTGCTCTCAGAGCAACTCTTTTCCAGGCACTAAGCCAAGCTACCCAGTTACCAAGCTGGCTGCAGAGTGAGGATTTTGCTATGGTACGCATCAAACTCTGATCTTCTGACAGTAGAGGAATGTTGGTTCAAACCTATTTGATAATTTTATGATCTCATTTCTCTATTTTGCTATATATATGCTCACTTTTCAATATCCCTTGATTGAGAAGTGGTAGTGTTCAGTTTCGTTGGTTGTTTACACTGATTCTTTCAACTTGGAATTGAGTCTAGGTCCCCTTAGTTTCCAGTTCATAATGTATAAATGTTACTATAGTGCTGACTGTAATGTAAGTTGTCTGTCTTCATATTGTCCCCTTGGTTTCTTCTTACTGCATGTAATATGGCAGTAAGAGGCTTCCCAAAAGACAGCTGGTAATCACAAAAAATATAGACAACTTATTCTAagcacatttggaaaaaacaaacaaacaacccaaccagcttttaaaaattaccaAATGTATTCTTGTGTGCCATATGTGGTTTCTCTAGAAAGTGGATTAACAAACTGGGTGCTGTAGGCTTTTCAGAATGTGTGTATTACCCGTGTCTTAAATGTTACTTAAAATAAGTGTAAGAGGAACTCCAACCTGACATGAAGAACAGTTCTTATGGAGCATTGATGGATAAGCAAAGCCAGGTGTCTTACTAAGAGTAGAAGAAGAATATTCCAGAAATTGTCTTGTGTCAACAAAGTCCATTTGGTGATATCGGTGAACATGGAAGAAACATGTAAGAAGCTGCCTATACAAAAGTGTTCCACTTCAGGGGAGTAAGGTTCCAGTTGTCCAGGTTGCTGCTGGAAATGTAAATGATGGAACGTCTGATGCAGGCTCTGTGTGTAGGCTAGCAGTCCAGGTAGAATCACGCTGGTCTTACTATCTTTCTGTATAACTTTAGAGGCcattttaaaatttctcattGTGGTCACTATCATTGCTAAGTAAACTTCTGCTGATATGTTTTTGTAATtactgataaaaatatttctattaaatgttTCCTACTGCAACAGTACAttgtaaaaagatttcttttataaaaaaaccaTTCTCCCAGCTGACAACCATCTCCACATTATCAAACTACAGAAGGTAGTTTCCCAGTGCTCCTTTAAAGAACGTGCAAACTTTTTTAAATGGTGTACTTTGCAGTTTTTAATGATGTTCACCTATTTTTCTTCCTACTGATTTGTAGAAGAAAATGTGTCATATGGTAACTaacctttttttgaaaaaggtgTACAACTATAAAACGACCTGACTGAAATGATAAACTGTTAAAGCATCAAAGGAGAAGGCATGTAAGAGAAATGTGTGTGGTGATAGCTAGCAGTACAACTTTAACAAAGgggtttggtttgtgggtttttttttctttaaattttaaacgGTGTTTACATGCACATTTCTAGTTGTGGAAGTTACTGGCATATAATCTTTGATTATTTACTTCTATGTGTCCAATTAACATAGGATGCCAGGCTGGGCTAGGGGAAGGTCTGTGTATATCTGACAAATACTTGGTTGCCATTAAAGAGAACATATTACTAATTTGGAGTCCTGACAAAATGAAAACTAGCTGGTAATGGCTGGTGGCATATGTGCTGCTCTAGCCAAATATTTAATTCACTGTGAGACACAAGTTGCTCTTCCAGTTCTAGCGGTAAAATGGGTTAATAAATGAGGGTAAAAAAAACTGGGCATGCAACTGCTGGGATGTCCTTCAAGAGAAGTGTAAAAGCTCTTAACTGAGCAGGTGTAGCATGTGAGCAGTAAAAGAGGCAGTTCTGAGGCTAAAGTATAATCTGATGCATCAACTGATCcccaggttgtttttttctttatcagaaaaCCAGTCCCATAGTGTTTTAACTATGTACcctggaaagaaaacacagtttgtgTGTTCTGAACTAAGTAGTTTGCACTCCACCAAGACTTGTGGCTTATCTGGTGGATGTCATCACATCTTTAGCCTTCTCTTCTGTTGGTTTAGGGACACTTTCAAACACAGTCACTGTCATCTGGTCCTGGAGggttttttctaatttaaaaagaaaaaaagaaaagaaaagccatgAGTAACTTAGAGTGATTAGTTTTTCCAGTGCTTATGTATTGGTTAGATCTGGAAATAGTAATAGACCAGTATTCTGACTGTTACCCAGCAAGTATTGTAAAGAGCCAGTTGTGTTCAATTATGGTTATCTTAGTACGACATCTGTTCAGAAGAACATACGAGGGATTGCAAAggtgcaaaatcttttttttaaaaaatcttttttttttaaaaatcaataaaataataatgtgcAAGTTGGTGGCTTTTCCTTTCAAGATTTTTGACTTAagctgccttctcttctctcaactttcagcttcctgaaaacttgctgagaaaATATGACTGGATCAAGCAGTGGCAGCTAAAACAGAAACTGGGCAGGAAGATGGGAGAAATAAGTGATGAAATTAAAGAATATGTAATACTTCTAAGGAAAAAGGTTGGAAAAGTATTTGTTTATTCTTGGTCCCttgcaaataagaaaaatgaCAAAGACTTTTGGATGTGGTGAATTTAGCATAAGGATGCTTTCGCTAgtgaaaaaaagtcacttttctgTATGTATActgcaaaaaaaatcaagaaaagaatgTCTGTTCAGATCTGTGGGAGGTTTCTGGTCTTCCACTGCTTGCATTAGCCTGATGCTGGAATTAATTTGTAAGCTTTGCAGAAAACTACCAGTTAGACACATTTCAATGAAGAAATGAATGTAACAGAATAACATTTTGCCTCTGTTTCTTGTATTTGTTTGAAGGAATGATGTATACTGTGGATAAATGCTGTTGCTACCTTGAACAGgtcatggaaaggaaaaaaaatacagaataatgcTGAAGTAATTTCAAAGGAGTAGTTTTTGTTCCATGTTTATACGTTTTTATTCTAGGTTAATGTAACAGGAAAATGGTTGTGCCCTTCTGGTGTTCGTAGTATCTCACCTAGCCCCATCTTTCCCCCTCCTTGAAAGTCTGGAACCTATTTAAAAACTCTTCAGTTGTTCCTGTCTTACTGTGTATGCATATTCTctttttttgaggcttttaagaatattttaaaggctGCATTCAAGCAGTTTCTGAGGGTGGGAATGAAATACGCATTCTGAGTAGCTGAAATGTAAAGAATATGAAGGATGTAGGATTTATGATACAGGAAACAAACAGGTTATTATATTATTGCTTATTGTCCCATGACAATATTTGTTTTGCCACCTTGCAGCAATTTCCAACATccccttcttttgctttgcttaagGACTAATTTAAGCAAAAATCAGTCTAACTCAACTTGACCTTGATAGGACTACAGCTGTGGAAATATTCTCGAGTGTTTTTATAAAGGCACAAAGTCCTTCATAAACTAAATTCTGAGTGCCTATGCTGTGCAGCTGACAATTCGCAAGTGGCTTTTTGCAGGTCTTGCATGGTGATGGCTATTGATACATATTatatgtgtgtggtttttttttaatagtggaaGAATATAAGTGAAATCAAGGATCCCGTTGAGAAACAAGAAGCTTGTgataaattgtttaaaaatgaagaggaggagtaTAGTCTCTATGAAGCACTGAAATTTTTGATGCTTAACACCGCCATCAAATTATACAACGATGACAAAAATGGAAGGAGGGTTCCTGTCTTCTCGTGGTTACTGTTTGCACGGGATACATCTAGCGACCCTTGTCAGTTAATGCATAATCACTTGAATCATATTGGTCACAGTGGAGGCCTTGAACAAGTAAGGAGAGATTGTTTTTACGgtgttattttcctgttttggaGATATTTGTTTCAAGTGGTTTAAGAAATCATCCAGCTTTTGTCTGGTCTTTTATTGGGAAAAATATGGTAGAACTGCATGCCTGTAGTAAGAGTCTGTAAAGGCCTTCCTTTtaaacatcaatttttttttttttttttttgtgtgtgtgtgacagctgACACTTAGGTAGCATCATTCTTTGGAAGTATGGTATTCTATTAATAGAAACATTTGTATTAGTCTCAACTGTTAGCTTTTATcatgatgttttttaaaaagctaatacTCAAATTATGAAGAGAAGATCACGTGTAGTACATATACTGGTTGAATTCTGATGAACTCATGACACTTACTGCCTTATATGTTGCAGAAATGATATGCATATCGCAAGCCCCAAAACAAAATGTAGTGGTTAATGAGCTGAATAATCTGAAAGATTTTAGgacatccatttaaaaaaaatcccattgaatATGTTACAAGTGTGGTACTGCAGTTAAATTCACTACTTGATTATAGACACTAGAAACATGGAAgtatttatgttttgtttgtgtttattaGCTTAAAAATCTGATGACTCTTGTATAGGTGTGACACATTGCTGGTACTGTTAAATTAGCTGATTACTTGGTGACTTTTTTGCCGCCTAGTTTAGTCGATAAGTAATGTTGCATATTTTTGTGCTGactagatttatttattttggtgatATTCTTCGTAAATTGTTGTTTAGAACAGGATATGCTTGCCACTGTAGTAGACAAGATAAAGACTTTCCACCTTCTTTCTCTGAATTCCTTCTGGTATCAACAGGCTTTGTAAGGgctttccatctgctttttatttGGCTAGAGAGTTCGGAGTACCCTCTAAGAGAGAAAGAATCAGTGCCTGAAACCCGTTCTTGTCTGGTTTAGTGACTTAACGGGATGAATACTGATATGGGAGAATGTCTTTCCTACCTGTTCGTGGCAGTAGGGAAGTGGGATTCTCTGTATAAAGTAGCTTTTCTTTAGGACTAATATCCTACTATGCCATTGTTGGGGCTGAAGAGCTCCATGTTAAAAGGCATGGTGTCTTAGAGGTATTTGTACAGCAAGCTAAGAATGGCTTGAATGATTGAGATGCTGAACTAGAGATGCTCGTGTATATGCATTCTCATttacttttcttcatattttttctttgaaaaatcacATCTGATAGATATTAGTTTAGTATTTTTATGAGAAATATCTTGTAAAAGGTGTGTTTAATTTTACActcatatttctgcttttttccaatGCAGGTGGAAATGTTTCTCCTTGCTTATGCTCTGCAGTACACCATCCAAGTGTATCGATTGTATAAATATAGTACTGATGAATTCATCACACTTTATCCCAATGACCCAGAGGAGGACTGGCCCGTGGTGACTCTCATAACTGAAGATGACAGACATTATAATATTCCAGTCGGAATGTGCCAAGAGACTATGCTGTaaacaagtgatttttttgcAGACAAACCTGTGCTGCTTATTGAGATTTCCAGTGCTAT contains:
- the OTULIN gene encoding ubiquitin thioesterase otulin isoform X1, which codes for MSGERRAGRGAAGGDALRAPDGPGERAAGAGAASCARRGAAPAAGGADRCRARGPAGQRMPESQDNFQGWMTEPTSLSAGEEQTQKKESVAVQLMKREKEVGVLSNELGAANAATDQKEQSTLEIKKSYAYRSTGRPKKTDIIKSLVTEQDASRNCELYLPVSSNCSAVESSEDSEEDMYRDAEEIEREKILLCETSSSEYKLSVAPEMDIMEYCRKEWRGSTPVAKRMRKGYEAVAQKFASIRRVRGDNYCALRATLFQALSQATQLPSWLQSEDFAMLPENLLRKYDWIKQWQLKQKLGRKMGEISDEIKEYVILLRKKWKNISEIKDPVEKQEACDKLFKNEEEEYSLYEALKFLMLNTAIKLYNDDKNGRRVPVFSWLLFARDTSSDPCQLMHNHLNHIGHSGGLEQVEMFLLAYALQYTIQVYRLYKYSTDEFITLYPNDPEEDWPVVTLITEDDRHYNIPVGMCQETML
- the OTULIN gene encoding ubiquitin thioesterase otulin isoform X3, yielding MTEPTSLSAGEEQTQKKESVAVQLMKREKEVGVLSNELGAANAATDQKEQSTLEIKKSYAYRSTGRPKKTDIIKSLVTEQDASRNCELYLPVSSNCSAVESSEDSEEDMYRDAEEIEREKILLCETSSSEYKLSVAPEMDIMEYCRKEWRGSTPVAKRMRKGYEAVAQKFASIRRVRGDNYCALRATLFQALSQATQLPSWLQSEDFAMLPENLLRKYDWIKQWQLKQKLGRKMGEISDEIKEYVILLRKKWKNISEIKDPVEKQEACDKLFKNEEEEYSLYEALKFLMLNTAIKLYNDDKNGRRVPVFSWLLFARDTSSDPCQLMHNHLNHIGHSGGLEQVEMFLLAYALQYTIQVYRLYKYSTDEFITLYPNDPEEDWPVVTLITEDDRHYNIPVGMCQETML
- the OTULIN gene encoding ubiquitin thioesterase otulin isoform X2, which codes for MDNFQGWMTEPTSLSAGEEQTQKKESVAVQLMKREKEVGVLSNELGAANAATDQKEQSTLEIKKSYAYRSTGRPKKTDIIKSLVTEQDASRNCELYLPVSSNCSAVESSEDSEEDMYRDAEEIEREKILLCETSSSEYKLSVAPEMDIMEYCRKEWRGSTPVAKRMRKGYEAVAQKFASIRRVRGDNYCALRATLFQALSQATQLPSWLQSEDFAMLPENLLRKYDWIKQWQLKQKLGRKMGEISDEIKEYVILLRKKWKNISEIKDPVEKQEACDKLFKNEEEEYSLYEALKFLMLNTAIKLYNDDKNGRRVPVFSWLLFARDTSSDPCQLMHNHLNHIGHSGGLEQVEMFLLAYALQYTIQVYRLYKYSTDEFITLYPNDPEEDWPVVTLITEDDRHYNIPVGMCQETML